The window ACAACCCCACGGGCGTCAATCCCCGGGTTATCAAGCATGGCCTGGCTATGCGTACTGATGATGATCTGACGGCGTTGTTTGGATGCCCGCTGGATGGTTTGGATCAAAAGCGGTATCTGTTCAACGACGGCCTGATGCAGCGACAGTTCCGGTTCCTCGATGAGCAGCAGGGAATTGCCTTCCAGCAGAGACCACAGGATGCCAAGCAGCCGTAAGGTGCCGTCGGAGAATTGATCTTCCCGTTGCCAACCGGCATTGGGGCGGTGATGTTCATAAAGGGCCTCAAGATGGGGTCTGCCTGTTACGGCATCCGGCTTGAAGCGTAATTCCTTGAATTGCGGCACAGCGGCGGACAGCGCTTTACTGATCTTTTCCAGACGTTTGTCGCGGGTTTTTTCCGGGCACTTGGCTATCCGTTCCAAAAAACCCTGCCCAAAGGGGTCATCTTCAAGCCGATTTCCCCCGATCTTGTCGTCGAATTTAAGCAACTGAGGAATCAGGTGGAGGTAAGTAACGCCGCTGAAGTAATCGGCAATCTCTCGAAAGAGACCATTCGCCCGCGTTTGCTCCAAATGTGTTTCGGTGAGTAACTGCCCGTCTTTTTTGTCCTCGGGGTCAGGACGGGATAGAATGCGCTCATTACCATGCCATACCTCTTCAATGGAAACCAATAACCGATGGGCTCCGGTACCTTCAGGCCTGAACCCGAGCACGTACCGCCACAAGAGCGATGGCTCATCCACCCGATCAGAAAAATGCACTTCAATTCTCACCTCGGGATCGCGTCGGGCATGCAGGCAACGCAGTTTGGAAATTTTCCCCCGATCTTTCACTGCCTTCTGCAGGCCGCCACCCTCCGGCTTGCAGATATCGCGCAGAAAACGAAATACATCGAGCAGATTCGATTTGCCGGAAGCGTTCGGGCCAATGATATAGGAATTGTTGGCGAAACGGGCTTCCGCTTCCCGAAAATTGCGCCAGTTTTTCAACTTCAGACAGGTAATGTACATTTGCCGTCTCCATCAATTGGGGTGTCTCTCGTTAAATATCACGACTGACTTTAACATATTTTCCCTTCATCATCCGCCAGTTATTCGCCTTGTCCGAAAATATCGGGATATTCGGCAAACAGGGCGGGCCACGTCTCGGCGCCTGGAGGGAAATGGAGGACGCGCCAGCCACGGTCCAGTGCATAGGCGAGCAAGGCAGGGTCCGGCTCATGCAAAAAAATCAGGGCACGAACGGCCTTATACTGGGCGTCCGCCACACCCTGGCCGTTGTTGAGCTGAACATGCAAGTCGTCCGGTCGCCGCAACCGCAGATCATCCAGGGCCGCGAGCCAGGAAGCAAGCTCGTCGTTGGGCGTAGTTGGGGCAGGTTCAGGTTTTGACCCCGCGGGTCTGACGCTGGCATTGGCCAGGGCGACCAGCAGTTTCAGGGCCTCCGGTTCCTGCCGGTTGATTTTTTCATGGTCCGGCTGATTGAAATAGGAAAGCAGGCACTGGTAGCAACCCGCCTCGCAGATGCGGCCGCCGTCAGGGCGTTC is drawn from Desulfobulbaceae bacterium DB1 and contains these coding sequences:
- a CDS encoding chromosome segregation protein SMC, whose translation is MYITCLKLKNWRNFREAEARFANNSYIIGPNASGKSNLLDVFRFLRDICKPEGGGLQKAVKDRGKISKLRCLHARRDPEVRIEVHFSDRVDEPSLLWRYVLGFRPEGTGAHRLLVSIEEVWHGNERILSRPDPEDKKDGQLLTETHLEQTRANGLFREIADYFSGVTYLHLIPQLLKFDDKIGGNRLEDDPFGQGFLERIAKCPEKTRDKRLEKISKALSAAVPQFKELRFKPDAVTGRPHLEALYEHHRPNAGWQREDQFSDGTLRLLGILWSLLEGNSLLLIEEPELSLHQAVVEQIPLLIQTIQRASKQRRQIIISTHSQAMLDNPGIDARGVVVLEPSHEGTQVRRVSEAEQQGLDAGLSVADVVLPQTRPKKAVQLGLWG